A genome region from Dickeya dadantii NCPPB 898 includes the following:
- the lptD gene encoding LPS assembly protein LptD: MTPLMTEHQIPRMKKSFPTLLASLIWSALYSQQALADLASQCMSGVPVYNRPLVTGDTSQLPVHIKADQSQANYPDSAVFTGNVNVEQGNRVLTADQVQLHQKPQPGQADPIRTVTAIGNAHYDDNQVILKGPRAWSNLNTKDTDVENGDYLMVGRQGRGDADKMKQRENNRYTILDNGSFTSCLPGDDSWSVVGSEVIQDRQEEVAEIWNARFHIAGVPVFYSPYMQLPIGDKRRSGFLIPNAKYGNRNGFELITPYYWNIAPNYDATITPHVQTNRGIQWQNEFRNLSRFGFSVFEFDWLQNDRQYKSDVLSGKSGYAADDNYTRWLFHWMHSGVVDQVWRINVDYTKVSDQNYFTDLDSVYGNTTDGYATQKFSLGYATRNWDATLSTRQYQIFSNLANRDVYRAMPQLDINFAKNDIGPFDLYLYGQAAKFTNVNPTYPDATRLHIEPTLSLPISNGWASLSTEAKLMATHYQQENLDTYLANHADNADATLLKGTVNRVMPQFKTDGKMVFERDMDWAKGYTQTLEPRVQYLYVPYRDQSSIRTYDSTLLQADYAGLFRDRTFSGLDRIASANQVSTGMTTRLYDGSLEERFNASLGQIYYFERPRTGTASTIDQNDDRGSLSWAGDSYWKFADNWGIRGGAQYDQRLKDFTLGDAVLEYRGGGERMFQLNYRFASSKYIQAMLPTVTNPGFQQGISQVGATASWPLTDRWAIVGAYYYDTKANQPADQLLGLQYNTCCWAVNVGYERKITKWNSTTNQSVYDNKIGFSFELRGLSSNYGLGTDKMLKTGILPYQRAF; encoded by the coding sequence ATGACGCCCTTGATGACGGAACACCAGATACCGCGTATGAAAAAAAGTTTTCCAACCCTGCTGGCCTCATTAATTTGGTCGGCGCTGTACAGCCAGCAGGCGCTGGCCGATCTCGCCTCTCAGTGTATGTCGGGCGTTCCCGTATATAATCGCCCGCTGGTCACCGGCGACACCAGCCAGTTGCCGGTGCATATCAAAGCCGATCAGTCGCAGGCTAATTACCCGGATAGCGCTGTTTTTACGGGTAACGTCAACGTCGAGCAGGGTAATCGCGTGCTCACCGCAGATCAGGTACAGCTGCACCAGAAGCCGCAGCCCGGTCAGGCCGACCCTATCCGCACCGTTACCGCGATCGGCAACGCGCATTACGATGACAACCAGGTCATCCTGAAAGGCCCGCGAGCCTGGTCCAACCTCAACACCAAAGATACCGACGTGGAAAACGGCGACTATCTGATGGTGGGCCGTCAGGGGCGCGGCGATGCCGACAAGATGAAACAGCGTGAAAACAACCGTTACACCATTCTGGATAACGGCTCGTTTACCTCCTGTTTGCCCGGTGATGATAGCTGGAGTGTCGTCGGTTCGGAAGTGATCCAGGACCGGCAGGAAGAAGTGGCTGAAATCTGGAACGCCCGCTTCCACATCGCCGGCGTTCCCGTGTTCTACAGCCCTTACATGCAGTTGCCTATTGGCGATAAGCGCCGTTCCGGTTTTCTGATCCCCAATGCCAAATACGGTAATCGCAATGGCTTTGAACTGATCACCCCTTACTACTGGAACATCGCCCCCAACTACGACGCCACCATCACGCCGCATGTGCAGACCAACCGCGGCATCCAGTGGCAGAACGAGTTCCGTAATCTGTCCCGTTTTGGTTTCAGCGTGTTCGAATTCGACTGGCTGCAGAACGACAGACAGTATAAAAGCGATGTCCTCTCCGGCAAATCCGGCTATGCCGCCGACGATAACTACACCCGTTGGCTGTTCCACTGGATGCACAGCGGCGTTGTCGATCAGGTCTGGCGTATCAACGTCGATTACACCAAGGTCAGCGATCAGAACTATTTCACCGACCTGGATTCGGTTTACGGCAACACCACCGACGGCTACGCCACCCAGAAGTTCAGCCTGGGTTACGCCACCCGCAACTGGGACGCCACGCTGTCGACGCGCCAGTATCAGATCTTCAGCAACCTGGCTAATCGGGACGTCTACCGGGCGATGCCGCAGTTGGATATCAACTTCGCCAAGAATGATATCGGCCCCTTTGACTTATACCTGTACGGTCAGGCGGCGAAGTTTACTAACGTCAACCCCACTTATCCGGATGCAACCCGGCTCCATATCGAGCCGACGCTGTCGCTGCCGATTTCCAACGGCTGGGCCAGTCTGAGCACCGAAGCCAAGTTGATGGCCACCCACTATCAGCAAGAGAATCTGGATACATATTTGGCTAATCACGCCGACAATGCGGATGCTACGTTGTTGAAAGGCACTGTGAATCGCGTGATGCCGCAGTTCAAAACCGACGGCAAGATGGTGTTTGAACGCGACATGGATTGGGCCAAAGGCTACACCCAGACGCTGGAGCCGCGGGTGCAATACCTGTACGTGCCGTACCGGGATCAGTCATCCATTCGCACCTATGACTCCACGTTGCTGCAGGCGGATTACGCCGGTCTGTTCCGCGATCGCACCTTCAGTGGTCTGGATCGCATCGCGTCCGCCAATCAGGTATCGACCGGCATGACCACCCGTTTGTACGACGGCTCGCTGGAAGAACGCTTCAACGCGTCGCTGGGGCAGATTTATTACTTTGAACGTCCACGCACCGGCACCGCATCCACCATTGACCAGAACGATGATCGTGGCAGCCTGAGCTGGGCGGGAGACTCGTACTGGAAGTTCGCCGACAACTGGGGTATCCGGGGCGGCGCACAGTATGATCAACGCCTGAAGGACTTCACGCTCGGCGATGCCGTGCTGGAATACCGTGGCGGCGGCGAACGTATGTTCCAGTTGAACTACCGTTTCGCCAGTTCAAAATATATTCAGGCTATGTTGCCGACCGTGACAAACCCAGGCTTCCAGCAGGGCATTTCCCAGGTTGGCGCCACCGCCAGCTGGCCGCTGACGGATCGCTGGGCTATCGTGGGCGCTTACTACTACGATACCAAAGCCAACCAACCGGCCGACCAGTTGCTGGGTCTGCAATACAATACCTGCTGCTGGGCGGTTAACGTCGGCTATGAGCGCAAAATCACCAAGTGGAACAGCACCACCAATCAAAGCGTTTACGACAACAAGATCGGCTTTAGCTTTGAACTGCGCGGCCTGAGCAGCAATTATGGTCTGGGTACGGACAAAATGCTGAAAACCGGTATTTTGCCTTACCAGCGCGCGTTCTGA
- the surA gene encoding peptidylprolyl isomerase SurA translates to MKNWRALVLGLALSANMAFAAPQEVNKIAAVVDNSVVLESDINSLLQSVKLNAQEAGQQLPDDATLRHQILERLIMDNIILQMAQKMGVQVTDEQLDRSIANIAAQNRMSVDQLRSRLAAEGVSFDTYRSQIRKDMIIAEVRNSEVRRRVTVLPQEVDSLAQQIASQGASGPEVNLSQILIPLPENPTQDQVDKAESLANRLVKEASQGADFGKLAITYSADPQALKGGQMGWGRPQELPSLFAERLTNPQKGQVIGPIRSGVGFHILRVNDTRGGDQSVSVTEVHARHILLRTSVVMNDAQARARLEDIASQIKSGKLSFANAAKQLSQDPGTANQGGDLGWSSPDMYDPSFRDALTQLKKGEISAPVHSSFGWHLIQLLDTRQVDKTDAAQKDRAYRMLFNRKFAEEAQTWMQEKRAAAYVKILNGQN, encoded by the coding sequence ATGAAGAACTGGAGAGCGCTTGTTCTGGGGCTGGCACTGAGTGCCAACATGGCGTTTGCGGCGCCGCAGGAGGTCAACAAGATCGCCGCGGTCGTCGACAACAGTGTGGTTCTGGAAAGCGATATCAATAGCCTGTTGCAGTCCGTCAAGTTGAACGCGCAAGAAGCCGGTCAACAGTTGCCGGACGACGCTACGCTCCGTCACCAGATTCTGGAGCGCTTGATCATGGATAACATCATCCTGCAGATGGCGCAGAAGATGGGCGTTCAGGTCACCGACGAGCAATTGGATCGTTCTATCGCCAACATCGCCGCGCAGAACCGCATGAGCGTGGACCAGTTGCGCAGCCGTCTGGCAGCCGAAGGCGTCAGCTTTGATACCTACCGCAGCCAGATTCGCAAAGACATGATCATTGCCGAAGTGCGTAACAGCGAAGTGCGCCGTCGTGTCACCGTGCTGCCGCAGGAAGTGGATTCGCTGGCCCAGCAGATTGCCAGCCAGGGAGCGAGCGGCCCCGAGGTCAACCTGAGCCAGATTCTGATCCCGCTGCCGGAAAACCCGACGCAGGATCAGGTCGACAAGGCGGAAAGCCTGGCTAATCGTCTGGTGAAAGAAGCCTCGCAGGGCGCCGACTTCGGTAAACTGGCTATCACCTACTCCGCCGATCCGCAGGCGCTGAAAGGCGGACAAATGGGCTGGGGCCGTCCGCAGGAATTGCCGTCGCTGTTCGCCGAACGTCTGACCAATCCGCAGAAAGGCCAGGTTATCGGGCCGATCCGCTCCGGCGTTGGTTTCCATATTCTGCGCGTCAACGACACCCGCGGCGGCGATCAGTCCGTATCGGTGACCGAAGTACACGCCCGCCACATTCTGCTGCGCACCTCGGTGGTCATGAACGATGCACAGGCCAGAGCCAGACTGGAAGATATCGCCAGCCAGATCAAAAGCGGCAAGTTAAGCTTCGCCAACGCCGCCAAACAGCTGTCGCAGGATCCGGGCACCGCCAATCAGGGCGGCGATCTGGGTTGGTCATCGCCGGACATGTATGACCCGTCATTCCGCGACGCGTTGACCCAATTGAAGAAAGGCGAAATCAGCGCGCCGGTGCATTCCTCCTTCGGCTGGCACCTGATTCAGTTGCTGGATACCCGTCAGGTGGACAAGACCGACGCCGCCCAGAAAGATCGCGCCTATCGCATGCTGTTTAACCGTAAATTCGCCGAGGAAGCGCAAACCTGGATGCAGGAAAAACGCGCCGCGGCTTACGTGAAAATCCTGAACGGGCAGAACTGA
- the pdxA gene encoding 4-hydroxythreonine-4-phosphate dehydrogenase PdxA produces the protein MPTETQVQRVVITPGEPAGIGPDLVVALAQQNWPVELVVCADAELLLSRALALKLPLTLREYQPHQRAQAQTAGTLTLLPVVADATVVPGQLNVANSRYVLDTLTRACDGCLNGDFAALITGPVHKGIINESGIPFSGHTEFFAERSHCARVVMMLATEELRVALATTHLPLKAVSDAITRDSLHEVITILHRDLQRKFGLAQPVIYVCGLNPHAGEGGHMGREELDVIIPALDELRQSGIQLVGPLPADTLFQPKYLEHADAVLAMYHDQGLPVLKYQGFGRAVNITLGLPFIRTSVDHGTALELAGSGQADPGSFRTALNLALHMIANRNE, from the coding sequence ATGCCGACTGAAACGCAGGTGCAGCGAGTGGTGATCACACCCGGCGAACCCGCCGGGATTGGTCCTGATCTGGTTGTAGCGCTGGCGCAGCAAAACTGGCCGGTGGAACTGGTGGTGTGCGCTGACGCCGAGCTGCTGTTGAGCCGCGCGCTGGCGCTGAAACTGCCGCTGACATTGCGTGAGTACCAGCCGCACCAGCGGGCGCAGGCGCAAACCGCCGGCACACTGACGCTGCTGCCGGTCGTCGCCGACGCCACCGTGGTGCCGGGGCAACTGAACGTGGCGAACAGCCGCTATGTGCTGGATACGCTGACCCGCGCCTGCGACGGCTGCCTGAATGGCGACTTCGCCGCGCTGATCACCGGGCCGGTGCACAAGGGCATCATCAACGAGTCCGGTATTCCGTTTTCCGGTCACACTGAATTTTTCGCTGAGCGCAGTCACTGCGCGCGCGTGGTGATGATGCTGGCGACCGAGGAGCTGCGCGTCGCGCTGGCGACCACCCATCTGCCGCTAAAAGCCGTCTCGGACGCTATTACCCGCGACAGCCTGCACGAAGTCATCACCATTCTGCATCGGGACTTGCAGCGCAAGTTCGGCCTCGCCCAACCGGTCATCTACGTCTGCGGCCTGAATCCGCACGCCGGCGAAGGCGGCCACATGGGGCGTGAAGAACTGGATGTGATTATTCCGGCGCTGGATGAACTACGTCAGTCCGGTATCCAGTTGGTCGGCCCGCTGCCGGCCGATACCCTGTTCCAACCCAAGTATCTCGAACACGCCGATGCCGTACTGGCGATGTATCACGATCAGGGCCTGCCGGTACTGAAATATCAGGGCTTCGGCCGGGCCGTCAACATCACGCTGGGGCTGCCGTTTATCCGCACGTCCGTCGACCATGGTACCGCGCTGGAACTTGCCGGCAGCGGTCAGGCCGATCCGGGT